DNA from Sulfurimonas gotlandica GD1:
GTTCCAATCATGGATGCTGATGATAATGTTATAGAGCATATGTCTATTAGCCATAATATGACAGAGTTTGTAAAACTTCATACTGAACTTGAAGATACACAAAAAGAGGTCATACATCGTATGGGTGAAGTTGGTGAAACTCGTTCTAAAGAGACAGGTTATCATGTTAAGAGAGTTGCTGAATATTCAAAACTACTTGCTCTTTTATCAGGGCTTGGAGATAAGAACTCAGAACTGCTCTATAGTGCTTCACCGATGCATGATATTGGAAAGGTTGGAATACCAGATAGTATATTGCTTAAACCTGGGAAGCTAGACGAGTATGAATGGAATATCATGAAAACTCACTCTAAACTCGGATACAATATTTTGAAAAAATCAAAAAGAAAAATATTAAAAGCAGCAGCAATAGTGGCATATTCTCATCATGAAAAATGGAATGGCAATGGATATCCAAATAAGTTGGTCGGTGAAAAAATACATATTTTTGGAAGAATTACAGCAGTTGCAGATGTATTTGATGCTCTTGGAAGTGATAGATGCTATAAAAAGGCTTGGGAGTTAGATAAAATTTTAGAACTCTTTAAAGAAGAGAGAGGTAAACATTTTGATCCAAAGCTTGTAGATCTATTTTTAGAAAACCTAGATAAATTCTTAGAAATACGTGATAAATTTCAAGACAAAGTTTAATGCTATAGCTCTTAACCTTCATAAAATCATAATCTTATTTTAGATAGAATTCCGTAATTAAAATTTTGTTTAATCAAAAGGATTTTCTTTGGCAAAAAGAGCATTGGTAAGTGTTAGTGATAAAGCAGGCGTAGTAGAGTTTTGTAACTCTTTAGTAAAAAATGGTTATGAGATTATTTCAACTGGTGGAACTTATAAAAAGTTAGTTGAATCTGGTATAAAAGCTATTGAGATTGATGAGGTAACAAAATTCCCAGAGTGTTTTGAAGGTAGAGTAAAAACTCTTAACCCTTATGTACATGGTGGAATTCTACACCGTCGTGATAAACAATCACACCTTGACCAAGCAAAAGAGTTAGGCGTTGAGTCTATAGATTTAGTTTGTGTAAACCTTTACCCTTTTAAAGAGACTATAGAGAGAACTGATGACTTCGATGATATCATTGAGAACATCGACATCGGTGGACCTGCTATGGTTCGCTCAGCTGCAAAAAACTTTGATTCTGTAATCATCGTTACTAATGTTGCTGATTATGATGAAGTTATAGATGCTATTGAAAATGAAAAAAATACAAAAGAGTTCCGTCGTGGTTATATGATAAAAGCATATGAGCATACAGCGGCATATGATTCTATGATTGCTAACTACATGAACGAGCGTTTCAACGGAGGTTTCGGTGAAAAGCAGTTTGTAGTTGGAAACAAAGTTATGGATACTCGTTATGGTGAGAACCCTCATCAAAAAGGTGCTTTATATGAGTTTGATAAGCACTACTCAAACAACTTTACAACACTAAAAGGAGAGGCGAGTTTTAACAACTTAAATGACCTAAGTGGTGCTGTTAAGATTGCATCTGCATTTGGTGATGAGAATGCTGTATGTATTACAAAACACGGTAATCCATGTGGATTTGCTATAAAAGATACTCTTTTAGAAGCTTATGAAGAAGCTCTTAAATGTGATCCTGTATCTGCATTTGGCGGTGTTGTATCAGTTAACGGTATAGTAAATAAAGAACTAGCTGAGAAGATGAACGAGATTTTCTTAGAAGTTGTAATCGCTGGTCGTATCACTCTTGAAGCTCAAGAAGTATTCGCTAAGAAAAAACGTATCAAGTTATTTGAGATGGGAAGTGATAAGTTAGTTCTTGCAAATGACAAAAAAGACTTTAAACACATCGATGGTGGTTTTGTATATCAAGATGCTGACAAAGTTGGCGCGGACGAAGTTAAAAATGCAAAACTAGTTTCTAAGATTGCTGCTCAGGCACAAGATATGAAAGATTTAGAGATAGCATAC
Protein-coding regions in this window:
- the purH gene encoding bifunctional phosphoribosylaminoimidazolecarboxamide formyltransferase/IMP cyclohydrolase, with the translated sequence MAKRALVSVSDKAGVVEFCNSLVKNGYEIISTGGTYKKLVESGIKAIEIDEVTKFPECFEGRVKTLNPYVHGGILHRRDKQSHLDQAKELGVESIDLVCVNLYPFKETIERTDDFDDIIENIDIGGPAMVRSAAKNFDSVIIVTNVADYDEVIDAIENEKNTKEFRRGYMIKAYEHTAAYDSMIANYMNERFNGGFGEKQFVVGNKVMDTRYGENPHQKGALYEFDKHYSNNFTTLKGEASFNNLNDLSGAVKIASAFGDENAVCITKHGNPCGFAIKDTLLEAYEEALKCDPVSAFGGVVSVNGIVNKELAEKMNEIFLEVVIAGRITLEAQEVFAKKKRIKLFEMGSDKLVLANDKKDFKHIDGGFVYQDADKVGADEVKNAKLVSKIAAQAQDMKDLEIAYKVASLTKSNCVVYVKNSAMVAVGMGMTSRVDASQCALKKAKEMGLDVTGAALASEAFFPFRDSIDAAAAAGVKNVIEPGGSIRDEEIIDAANEFGMSLYFSEVRHFLH